The following proteins are encoded in a genomic region of Bufo bufo chromosome 11, aBufBuf1.1, whole genome shotgun sequence:
- the PRPF3 gene encoding U4/U6 small nuclear ribonucleoprotein Prp3, whose amino-acid sequence MSLSRRELDDLKPWIEKTVKGVLGFSEPTVVTAALNCVGKGMDKKKAADHLKPFLDDSTLRFVDKLYDAVRESRGSRHSRSSSEKSRKREIKEAFGDDPDHHAKDSNSKKKRVPRFEEVEEPEVIPGPPTESPGMLTKLQIKQMMEAATRQIEERKKQLSFVSPPAVPKVSSSQSDRSQIGNTIQPSQAATFMNDAIEKARKAAELQARIQSQLALKPGLIGNTNMVGLASLHAMGIAPPKVELKDQTKPTPLILDDQGRTVDATGKEIELTHRMPTLKANIRAVKREQFKQQLKEKPSEDLESNTFFDPRVTIPSSQRTKRSFKFHDKGKFEKIAQRLRTKAQLEKLQAEISQAAKKTGIQASTRLALIAPKKEIKEGEIPDLEWWDSFILPNGIDLKPEALAVRKEFHGITNLVEHPAQLSPPVDKDAPVTLGVYLTKKEQKKLRRQTRREGQKELQEKVRLGLMPPPEPKVRISNLMRVLGTEAIQDPTKVEAHVRAQMAKRQKAHEEANAARKLTAEQRKEKKVKKLKEDITQGVHVAVYSIRNLTNPSKKFKIEANANQLYLTGVVVLHRDANVVVVEGGPKAQKKFKRLMLSRIKWDEQASNSRAGGDESDEDTVKKSNKCCLVWEGTAKERSFGDIKFKQCPTENMAREHFKKHGAEHYWDLALSQSVLETAE is encoded by the exons ATGTCTCTTTCAAGGCGGGAGCTCGATGACCTAAAGCCATGGATAGAGAAAACGGTCAAGGGAGTCCTGGGCTTCTCGGAGCCCACCGTGGTCACGGCTGCCCTGAACTGCGTGGGCAAGGGCATGGACAAGAAGAAGGCTGCGG ATCATCTGAAACCCTTTCTAGATGACTCCACACTGCGTTTTGTTGACAAGCTTTATGACGCCGTCAGGGAAAGTCGGGGTTCCCGGCACTCCCGATCCAGCAGTGAGAAAAGCAGGAAGCGGGAAATTAAG GAAGCGTTTGGAGATGATCCAGATCATCATGCAAAGGATTCGAATTCAAAGAAAAAGCGCGTCCCACGCTTTGAAGAAGTGGAGGAGCCGGAGGTGATTCCCGGCCCCCCGACTGAGAGCCCGGGAATGTTGACCAAGCTGCAG ATTAAGCAGATGATGGAAGCCGCCACCCGGCAGATAGAAGAGAGGAAAAAACAGCTGAGCTTCGTCAGTCCTCCTGCAGTG CCTAAGGTTTCCTCCAGCCAATCCGACCGTTCCCAGATTGGGAACACAATCCAACCTTCCCAAGCTGCCACCTTCATGAATGATGCCATTGAAAAAGCCAGGAAAGCCGCTGAGCTTCAAGCAAGGATCCAATCACAACTTGCCCTGAAGCCCGGTCTCATCGGAAATACCAATATGGTTGGCTTGGCCAGCCTTCATGCCATGGGAATTGCCCCTCC GAAAGTTGAACTGAAGGACCAGACAAAACCCACCCCTCTTATTCTGGATGACCAGGGCCGCACCGTAGACGCCACAGGGAAAGAGATTGAGCTGACCCATCGCATGCCCACGCTGAAAGCCAACATCCGAGCCGTGAAAAGGGAGCAGTTCAAACAACAGCTGAAGGAAAAACCCTCAGAAGACTTGGAGTCTAACACTTTCTTTGACCCTCGCGTGACCATCCCCTCTTCGCAGCGCACAAAACGTTCCTTTAAGTTCCACGATAAAGGGAAATTTGAGAAAATTGCTCAGAGATTAAGGACAAAG GCTCAGCTAGAGAAACTACAAGCTGAAATATCTCAGGCAGCCAAGAAAACTGGTATCCAGGCATCCACCCGACTGGCACTCATCGCGCCCAAGAAAGAGATCAAGGAAGGAGAAATACCAGATCTTGAGTGGTGGGACTCATTCATTCTCCCCAATGGAATTGACCT GAAACCAGAAGCCTTAGCCGTGCGGAAAGAGTTCCATGGAATCACTAATCTTGTGGAGCATCCTGCTCAGCTCAGCCCTCCAG TTGACAAGGATGCCCCAGTGACCCTCGGGGTTTATCTAACCAAAAAGGAGCAGAAGAAACTTCGCCGTCAGACAAGAAGGGAAGGACAGAAGGAATTGCAGGAGAAAGTAAGATTAGGACTAATGCCCCCACCAGAACCCAAAG TGCGAATATCCAATTTAATGCGTGTTTTGGGCACGGAGGCAATACAGGACCCTACAAAAGTAGAGGCCCATGTCCGGGCACAGATGGCGAAGCGCCAGAA GGCTCATGAAGAGGCCAATGCAGCCAGAAAACTAACAGCGGAGCAAAGAAAGGAGaagaaagtaaaaaagttaaaggaAGATATCACACAAGGAGTCCACGTAGCTGTATATAG TATTCGCAATTTAACAAACCCATCCAAAAAGTTCAAGATTGAAGCCAACGCCAACCAGCTGTACCTGACAGGGGTAGTTGTATTACACAGAGATGCTAATGTGGTCGTAGTGGAAGGAG GACCCAAAGCGCAAAAGAAATTTAAGCGTCTGATGCTGAGCCGGATAAAATGGGACGAGCAGGCGTCAAATTCCAGGGCAGGTG gtgACGAGTCAGATGAGGACACTGTAAAAAAGTCCAACAAGTGCTGTTTAGTGTGGGAG ggaacgGCCAAAGAACGCAGTTTCGGGGACATAAAATTCAAGCAGTGCCCCACAGAGAACATGGCTCGGGAACATTTTAAGAAGCACGGGGCCGAGCACTACTGGGACCTGGCACTGAGTCAATCTGTTTTGGAAACTGCAGAATGA